The Aspergillus fumigatus Af293 chromosome 5, whole genome shotgun sequence nucleotide sequence TGCAGGAAAATGGCCCGTGTCTTGTAAACGCCGACTCCAACTCAACGGAGATCAACCCCTGGTCGTGGAACAACTACGTCAACATGCTGTACATTGATCAGCCGAACCAGGTTGGGTTCAGCTACGATGTTCCTACAAACGGGACGTATAACCAGCTCACCACTGCGTGGAATGTGTCTGCATTCCCGGATGGTAAAGTCCCGGAGCAGAACAATACATTCTATGTGGGCACGTTCCCCAGTATGAACCGGACGGCTACGGCAAATACGACGCAGAATGCGGCGCGGTCGCTTTGGCACTTTGCGCAGACGTGGTTCTCTGAATTCCCCGAGTACAAGCCGCACGATGACCGGGTGAGTATCTGGACTGAGTCATATGGTGGTCGATACGGGCCGTCGTTCGCGGCGTTCTTTCAGGAACAGAATGAGAAGATCGAAGAGGGGGCGTTACCAGATGAGTACCATTACATTCACCTGGACACTCTGGGAATCATCAATGGGTGCGTGGATTTGTTGACCCAAGCGCCGTTCTACCCGGATATGGCGTACAACAATACCTACGGCATCGAGGCGATCAACAAGACCGTCTACGAAAGGGCAATGAATGCGTGGAGTAAGCCCGGTGGCTGCAAGGACCTGATAGTCAAGTGCCGTGAGCTAGCGGCCGAGGGAGATCCAACCATGTCCGGCCACAACGAGACGGTCAACGAGGCCTGTCGAAGGGCGAACGACTACTGCAGCAACCAGGTGGAAGGCCCCTACATACTGTTCTCCAAGCGTGGCTACTACGATATCGCGCACTTTGATCCAGATCCATTTCCACCACCTTATTTCCAAGGTTTCCTGAACCAGAACTGGGTACAAGCCGCCCTGGGGGTGCCCGTCAACTTCTCCATCTCAGTGGACAGCACATACAGCGCCTTTGCGTCGACGGGCGACTATCCGCGCGCCGATGTTCACGGGTACCTCGAGGATCTTGCATATGTCCTCGACTCGGGGATCAAAGTGGCGCTCGTCTACGGAGACCGGGACTACGCATGTCCCTGGAACGGCGGCGAAGAGGTTAGTTTGCGCGTCAACTATTCCGACTCGCAGTCGTTCCAAAAAGCAGGCTACGCCCCGGTCCAGACCAATTCGTCATATATCGGGGGCCGGGTGCGGCAGTACGGCAACTTTTCTTTCACGCGTGTCTTCGAAGCGGGCCATGAGGTGCCAGCGTATCAACCGCAGACGGCCTATGAGATCTTCCACAGAGCGTTATTTAATCGAGACATTGCGACGGGGAAGATGTCACTACTGAAGAATGCCACCTACGCGAGCGAGGGCCCATCCTCGACGTGGGAATTTAAGAATGAGGTACCTGAGAGTCCGGAGCCGACCTGTTATATCCAGTCATTGCAGAGTAGTTGCACCGAAGAGCAGATCCAGAGCGTGGTCAACGGCACTGCTTTGATTAAAGATTGGATCGTGGTGGAGAAAGTGGACATTTACTAGGCCAGTATAGATACCGGGTATACATACCTTGTGGATATATGATGCTTCATCTACCCCGCAATAGGCAATTCCGCCACAATCTGGTATCTTGTACTGCAAACGCGAGCTTGACAGCTGATATATTTAGAAATACATGGCTTTAAAACAAGACTATCGCTACCACTACAAGAGATTGGCGTTGCCTGAAACCGACTTGATATTACATTGACCAATCGAAGCTTCTCGAAGCTTCCATGCCTCAGGCGGGGAACTGGCCCCATCTAACGTCACACGTCACACCCTCTGCGATTCAAGATAACCAGCCAGCAGCCCAACcacttctcttcccttttcctctcgACAGTTCTGTCAAACAACACGTATTAGGGTGGCTTCCCTATTGTGCATATATTCCCCTTGAAATCGAACTGTTCGTTGTCGTCCTGCCGACGACCGTGCAACTGCGACAGACTACAAGTCCCATCTTATCGCAACAGGAATCTTCTACGTCATTCGAGATTCCCCTTCAGCCTACTCcaatcttctcctccacaacgCAATACGCAATATCGCATGACGGGTGCCATTGTGGCCTGATCCTTTCCCCAGTCTAATCTTTTatattatcattgttgtCTTGTTTACCTTCGTCAGTTACTCCATACCACACAGCACATTGGACCTAGATATACACCATGGTTGCAGAAACGAAACTATACGACGCTCTAAATATCAAACCTGATGCCTCACAAGACGACATCAGAAAGGCATACCGGAAAGCCGCCTTGAAATATCACCCcgacaagaacaaagatGATCCCAAGGCGGTAGAGAAATTCAAGGGTAAGTTGCTCCTGATCACGAGACATTGTCAGAGGATGAACCCGTGCTAACAAAAAGCAGAGGTCTCACAAGCCTACGAAGTCCTCTCCGATCCCGAGAAACGTAAAGTTTACGATCAATACGGCCTCGAGTTTCTGTTGCGCGGCGGCCCGGCCCCAGGACCCGGCGGGGCTCCCGGTGCAGGAGGATTCGAAGGCTTCGAGGGCGGCATGCCTGGAGGGTTCTCCTTTGGCGGGATGCCCGGTGGAGGAACCCGCACGTTCCATTTCTCGACTGGTCCGGGCGGCGGTGGCGGGTTCCGCTTCAGCTCGGCGGATGATATCTTCCGAAACTTTGCGAAGGCGAGCGGGGGCGGCATGGGCGGTGgaatggaagatgatgacctgTTCAATATCCTTAGCGGTGGGCtaggtggtggtggtcgcgGGTTCAGGACGAGTCGCGGCGCTGGTGCGGGCGGTGCGGGAGGTGGAGGATTCCAGCAGGCGAACCGGGCACCAACGCCTGAGCCGACGGtggtggagaaggagttgCCGCTGACGTTGGATGAGCTTTTCAAGGGAACGACGAAGAAGGTGACGGTGAAGAGTAAGACGTTCGATGCGAGCGGGAAGCGCACCGTCCAGGACGTCACACTGGAGGCCAATATTAAGCCTGGTCTGCGGACGGGCTCGAAGATCAAGTACCGTGGTGTCGGGGATCAGGAAGAGGGTGGACGCCAGGATGTCCATCTCATTGTTACAGAGGTAAGTCTTTTTGCAATTTTTCAACCTTCAGAAGTCCAATTCAGATATACTAACAGCGAATAGAAACCGCACCCCAACTTCAAGCGTCAGGGCGACAACCTCATCACAACAGTTGATCTCTCTCTCAAGGAAGCCCTGACAGGCTGGGACCGTATCGTGCGCACAATCGACGGCAAATCCATCCGTGTCTCCAAGCCCGGGCCCACTCCACCAGGCTACGAAGAAAAGTTCCCGGGCCTGGGCATGACAATATCAAAGAAGCCGAGCGAGCGGGGCGATCTCGTCGTCCGCGTGAACGTCAAGTTCCCGACTAGCCTGACGTCCGCGCAGAAGGATATCCTCAAGGATGTACTGCCATGATTTTAAATTTGTTTACATGATCAGCATTAACGGCGTTTGGGAGTAGATGGGACCGGCTGGCTTGTTCATGATGACATGATTTTTTCTTGATTGCTACTCTGTCGAAAAGCTGCACAAAAActtttccatcttcataATTCAATATAAATTCTAAATGCTGCAAGCTAGTTCTGGTCCCGTATCACATGCATATGGTGGGAACCAATATCTACCATTTTTGGAGAAACATTGCTTCACTAGATGAATATCTCATCATTTGCGGGAGAAGTATCTTCAAATATGATTCCTATAGATTCAAAGAAGCGGAGATAGACCTCTCTGACCATTAACTAAGCGTCAGAAATCACCATAGTCACCATCTGCAATTTGAGACGGATGCAACTTGTAGCAAGCAGGCCTGATTGCTAAAGGTAGGTTTCCGACAAAGGGCTATACAACAAGGTAAAGTAGTGCAGCATGCCAGTAATAATGCCAGCAATCACCATGCCCACACGAGTTGCCAGTTCAGCTTGTTGTAGGTACCGTAGAATTATAGTTGAATTACGAAGCCATTGACTGATAGCTACTGCATGTAAAGTATGTAAAGTATTCGAACAGTAGTCTATCGTACAGCGGTAGGAGGCTTTGTACTAGGCGAGGTGACTGTGATCGGATCACTGCCATACCTGGTTGGACTTGGGACGATAGGAATGCATTCGCATTGAGATGATATATTGTCCACCAGACGCTCATTGTACCACTGAGGACGTTATACTCCGAAGCAACTTGTAGAAGAGCTTTGAGCACTTCTAAACATGGACAGCTGGAGTGACGGGTGCAATTTTCGGTCTGTATTGTTCCCAGCCAGTGGAAAGGCCGGCCTGTCCAATGGTTGGCGTTTTTCTGTCATGGTTGTCCGAAGAGCTTGCGAGGACACGATGCCAGAGTAATACTGTGTCCAATGTGATCTTGCCCCCAGGGCCAAAGCCAAAAGGCCGGTGCTTTTCTGCTTGCGTGATATGCCGTAAGCAATCAGTTTAAGTTGTACATCGGACAACTTGTCGTTGCTAGTGGTGTTAGCGTACACGTATGCTGTGCCACAGAATAGACATTGAACTCTTCGCAGCTTCAATGAGCTTTTCTGCCTTATACCAGACCGATGAAAAGACTGTATTGCTCTTCAGGTTCGATCGATTCAACTTCCTGCAGGCTCTGACATCCGCGAATGATTCGCGGTGCTGTGAATTGAGCCTGTGTTATCTGGCCGTCCGACGAAAAGGCTTGCTGTTCCAGCTTGTTCACTGGAGTGCTTTCCCTCTCTTGGCCAGTTCTTCTAGCTCCTCCCTGATGGACGGGATATTGAAATCAGGGATTGCTTTTCGTCACCTGACgttttcttgctcttgttgcCTTGCTTCCTGTTTTTCTTGTATTGATGCTTCGCTCTGGAGGGTATTTGAAGTGCAGAAGTGATAAGAGGGAATAAAAGAAATCAAGCAACGGATCACACATAGCAGTGCAATACAGAAAATGGACGGTCAGAAGACAATGAACGGGCTAAGGAATCTCCAGTCATCGATGTCGCCCGCCCGACGCAGCGCCAGTATCAGTACCACGGCCACTGCTACCATCGCCATCGTTACTCAAGCCGCCATTTCCGGGTCCACCACGGTCACCGTGGTCGCCGTCGCTATCGTCATCACTCGACCCATCGTCGCCGGATATGGAGCCATTGGAGGCACTGCTGTCgggatcatcatcaccatcaccatcatccatcGCGTCCGTCTCGTCATGTCCGGTCAACAGACACAGCAGCGCAAGCCCGGTAAGTCTTCTCTCTTACTCCCCCGCCCGGCACCACTATCCTTTGTTGCGGCTAATAATACATCAGAGAACACGGCCACACTCAGGCGTTCGATGCGCCCACGGAAGCAGGTCCGGTACAAGTTTTGATcagagggggggggggggtggaGGGGGGTTGGCCGCTACCATTGTTTGAGAAAGCGCGGGGATGATTCTAGAAGTTCGGTGGGTAGTTCAGTGGTTTTCATCAGGTAGCATGGATGCCCTGTTTTCATTTATTTGCGAGCGACTTGCCCATGACCACGGCAATCTGTTTGGGCGTAAGACCTCTGTAGAAGGTAGGTACAAATTCCATTGATTGTTAAGTGATGGAATTTTGAAATCGCTCTCTTGCAGTTACGAGATTCAGATGCAGCGGAGTACATCGCCAGCTCTCGCTCCAGCCACACTCAATAAACGGAGTCGGAAGGGTCATTGGTGAAACACTGGTTAAGCTCCTTATGGGGTGCATCTTAAGCGCCAAAGGTGTTAAATGTTGACGAATGTGACAGAGTTCTTGCGTGCCTCGACTCCTTCGTTTGGAGggtctttctctttttgctGTTAGGGCACGAACAGCCTGGGGAATTACATGTACAGATTTCCTTCGGAATAGACGGCCCAAGGCCCTGTACACCGAACCCCTGTTATTATTCAAGTTCGTTTACCGAGAGCTAGTTCGACCAACGCAAGTTCCGAACCGAGATGAGCTCGAGAAGGCTGTTTTAGTTGGCTTTGGCGACGAACAGATGAAGGGCTGTCACTTGCGAGATCATCACAGTGGCATGCAGTCATGCTCTAGCAAGTATTGAGTGTCCTTTCTTCATTCATGGTGAGGTGGATCACATGGCTCCCCAAAGATTCAGACGGGGCCCCGTATGGCTGAGCGTATTGATCCTCATTCATATCGTCGACAAGCGGAGAGATAAGATCCCGGATCTTAGAGGACACATTCATTGGGATGAGTCCTCGTCTGGTCGTAGAAGTGGTGCGGCGCGTCTGCGACCAGCGAGACGGCCCCGATGGCCACGAGCACGGCGAGCGGAACGTGTGGTAAAGATGATTCTATACACAGAGTCACTGATTGTCCAATTTCCAGCCTTCAACAGCGCTTTGCGGTGTTGAGTCCAATCGGGTGCAGTTttgctcttcgtcttcagtggccatcttccttgtctcccTTCCCTGGGTTTGGCAAGCCCTAGCTTTTGAAACCCGCATGTAATCACGCAACATGTCCATAGATTAGATGCTTAAACTTGTGTGCGTGGTGGTAGATGACGTGAATTCCTAGCAGACGGCAACCAGCTACGATCCccatcaaagtcaaagtTTTACCCGTGCCTGGAAAGCCTTGTATAAGCAGAAGACGGTCTAGCGACCCAAGGAGCGACCTGATACTTCTTTCTGAGCGGCTGACCAGGTCATGCCAGGGATATTGAGCCCCCCGTTGATCGTTGTATCGACATCTTAGACAGCCATGGATACCCACGAAAGATACAAGCTGATGGAAACTGTCCCCCCATGCCTGACAGTCTCAGAGTGATGTCTTTGCATCAGCCAAGCTTGTCCACTGATAACATTGGAACTCTCGCCCTTCGCATATTGGGTGACGAGCGTTGCTGATGGCGATTAAGAAGAGGTCCCTATTTCTGGAAGAATGTTGAGCGACTCCCAACCCGGAATCTCGTGGATGAGGATCGACTCAGTGATAGTTTCCGAGGAGCACATTTTCATTCTCTTTGACTCCCTATAATACTTTCAAGATGGCTTGTAGGAAACGTAGAAGTCCAGGAAAATGCTGTTTGCGTTCGTCAAGCGTCTTGCTCGAAAACATGAAGTCATCAATAGAAGTGCGAAGAAGACGTTTCAGGATTTGAAGGTGAAGCCGTTCACTCGACGCTTAGTTGAGGAAGGCTGTCGATAAGTCCTTGGTATAGTCGGGTGCTGGGTAAGTCACAGACGCATGTAACTGACACAAGTAACGGACTGGGAAATATCATCCATTTGACTTCGGCCAGAGCTCACACTACAGTACAGCTCAGTAACTTCTTCCAGGGTTCGAAGACCTCGCTTCAGCGTTCAGTCTGAATTAAAGGAACATCAGGATCCATTCTTGGTCGCAGAGCGCTGGACACGCTACTGTCTCGGAGCAATGTGGATGGCTGGGTACTAGATGCTACTTGATTGTGCCAAACTGGGTCTGACAACCGGAACGTCAGCAAAGCTCTCATCAGAACCTTTGTTCGTTCGTGGGTCCAATAGAACTCCGCAGTCGCGTCGCCGTTCTAGATGCCATATATTCGGGGCGAAGGCTCGGAAGTGTTCTTGCGAGGTGTGCTTGAGGGCATTGATGCAAGCCACATTTGCCCATGTTTTTGAACTGGGGTGCTGACCTGCCATCCCATAGATAGCAGTCCGCGGTGAAGTTGATATCACGATGGATCGAGAGCCCTATCATACTCTGTGAAAAGTTgttctccagctccagcttaTTAGTGGTCTAGGGGAAACAAAACACCAGACACAGTGATTTCAGAAAAGGAAAGTCTCAACCATGTAACACAGAACCAGTCCAGAGATAGGAGAGGAACCTCGATGATCTTAATAACCTGGATCTGTCTTGCAAACTGCAACATTTTCAAAAATGGAACCTTTATTTCGATAATCTCGTCATCTGCGAGGGGCTAGTCGGCAACGGGAATACCTGCCGTTGCAGCGAGTAATCTGCCCTTCTCAAGGATGGGCCTACCCTGCTTAGTATGCGCAACaatcaaagagaaggaagtcCGAACATATCAAAGCGTGTGGGTTGGACAGCGGGCTGTTCATCGAGCAAGAGAGTCACGATTCCTAGCTCTACGAGCCGGCATAACCATATTGATGATGGGTGCTTGAATACAGCGCGCAAGATGTGGCTGATATCTGGGTCACATAGTGGTTGTATTTTCCGTTAGACTCACTGGATGGAAGTGAATCTTCCCACCTCCTTCATGGGCGGTCATCGTTACCGTGGAGTGAGGGCCTGGAGCGAGCTCAAGCGTCCGGAGCATCTTCGCTTCTTTGTTTGCGTCTATTTTGCGCGTCTTCCGAAAAGTATACTATGCATCTCGCATACGAACGGTGGACAGCCAATGCAGCATCCTGGTCTGCGAATTGAACTGGCCTGATCTCGAAAACGTCAGAACGAATACGGAATAAGCACGCAAAGCGCTTAAGCACTCTGTGTTCCAAAGAGACGAGAGGAGACTGCTAATCTTCATGGGAAAGTGCCGCCAAGGAATGTGACATCGAGGTTTGAACTACGAAACAGCGCACGCTGCGAAGTGCACTTTGACTCTGCAGATCAGCCGAGAATTGGTTGCAAGGCGTCGCGCGAGCAGTAGGAGTTTCCTTTGCTGTTCAAAAAGTGTATAAGAcctctggaagatgagcgTGCCGGTCCATTCGTTGCTATGGGACTAGGTTAGTCGGCGTCCATCAATGTCAAAAAGGCGGTTTCACCTGCGGTCCTGAATGACAATTATAGACGGATGGGTAGAAGGTTGTTCCCATTGAGGTTCTGCTCTGACAATTGAGCGGCTGCGCCAAATGCCAAATTGACTCTTGACAAGGACTGCAAGCGCACAAATTGCCATCTTGAGGTTCTCTGCAGTGCAAAGCATCGG carries:
- the cp1 gene encoding putative carboxypeptidase S1, giving the protein MLSLVTLLSGTAGLALTASAQYFPPTPEGLKVVHSKHQEGVKISYKEPGICETTPGVKSYSGYVHLPPGTLNDVDVDQQYPINTFFCFFESRNDPIHAPLAIWMNGGPGSSSMIGLLQENGPCLVNADSNSTEINPWSWNNYVNMLYIDQPNQVGFSYDVPTNGTYNQLTTAWNVSAFPDGKVPEQNNTFYVGTFPSMNRTATANTTQNAARSLWHFAQTWFSEFPEYKPHDDRVSIWTESYGGRYGPSFAAFFQEQNEKIEEGALPDEYHYIHLDTLGIINGCVDLLTQAPFYPDMAYNNTYGIEAINKTVYERAMNAWSKPGGCKDLIVKCRELAAEGDPTMSGHNETVNEACRRANDYCSNQVEGPYILFSKRGYYDIAHFDPDPFPPPYFQGFLNQNWVQAALGVPVNFSISVDSTYSAFASTGDYPRADVHGYLEDLAYVLDSGIKVALVYGDRDYACPWNGGEEVSLRVNYSDSQSFQKAGYAPVQTNSSYIGGRVRQYGNFSFTRVFEAGHEVPAYQPQTAYEIFHRALFNRDIATGKMSLLKNATYASEGPSSTWEFKNEVPESPEPTCYIQSLQSSCTEEQIQSVVNGTALIKDWIVVEKVDIY
- a CDS encoding putative DnaJ domain protein Psi; this translates as MVAETKLYDALNIKPDASQDDIRKAYRKAALKYHPDKNKDDPKAVEKFKEVSQAYEVLSDPEKRKVYDQYGLEFLLRGGPAPGPGGAPGAGGFEGFEGGMPGGFSFGGMPGGGTRTFHFSTGPGGGGGFRFSSADDIFRNFAKASGGGMGGGMEDDDLFNILSGGLGGGGRGFRTSRGAGAGGAGGGGFQQANRAPTPEPTVVEKELPLTLDELFKGTTKKVTVKSKTFDASGKRTVQDVTLEANIKPGLRTGSKIKYRGVGDQEEGGRQDVHLIVTEKPHPNFKRQGDNLITTVDLSLKEALTGWDRIVRTIDGKSIRVSKPGPTPPGYEEKFPGLGMTISKKPSERGDLVVRVNVKFPTSLTSAQKDILKDVLP